In the genome of Fibrobacter succinogenes, the window TGCTCGCCGCCAAAAGAACGAAAATTACATCGTGGCGTAGCGGCGGCATTTCTAAGTTCCCATTTTCACGCCTTTCGAGGCTTTTCACCGCATTTCAAAGCCCGCATTTCCTCAAAAAATTTACGGCGATTTCGCTGCATTTGACGTTTTTGAAGGGGCGAAATTTGCAAAAAGTGTTACTAAATCGACTTTTTTGGGCGGTTTGGTAACATAAATTTATGATAAATTAATCTGTTTTGAGCCCGTTTGACTTAAAAAACACATTGAAATGATACCAAATACAGTAAAAAGACTTGATTGGTGTCATTAGGTTTACTTGATTATTTATTTTTATTGTATATAAAGTAAGAATTGTGTTGCCAAATGTGTGCTTTTTCCCATTTTGGTACCATTTTTTGCCGAAAATTGTCCTTTTGCGCAACAAAAAAGGTTCCCTTTCGGGAACCTTTTTAAGCTTTGCGGCTTTCTCAATCGCGGCGCTTTTTAAAACTTTTCCAAGCGTTTTCCCGAGCGATTAGAGCACGCCGTGTGCCTGGCGGGCAATCACGTCGAGTTGCTGTTCGCGAGTGAGCTTGATGAAGCGCACGGCGTAGCCAGAAACGCGGATCGTGAAGTTCTGGTATTCTTCCTTCTCCGGATGTTCCATGGCGTCCTTGAGTTTTTCGACACCGAATACGTTCACGTTCAAGTGGTGGCTGCTCTGGCCGAAGTAACCGTCGAGAACCTGCACGAGCTTGTTGGTGCGTTCTTCGTCATCGTGACCGAGAGCGTCCGGATTGATGGTCTGCGTGTTGCTGATGCCATCGAGAGCGTATTCGTACGGAATCTTGGCGACAGAGTTGAGGGATGCCAAGAGGCCGTTCTTTTCTGCACCGTAGCTCGGGCTTGCGCCAGGAGAGAACGGTTCGCCCTGCTTACGACCATCCGGGAGGGAGCCCGTAGCCTTACCGTAAACAACGTTACTTGTAATGGTAAGGATAGAAGTAGTCGGTTCAGAATCGCGGTAGGTCGGAGTCTGCTTGATCTTGGCCATGAACGTCTTGAGGAGCCAAACGGCGATATCGTCTGCGCGGTCATCGTCGTTTCCATAACGCGGGAAGTCGCCTTCGATCTGGAAGTCCTGAGCGAGGCCGGTAGCCGGATCGCGGATGACCTTGACCTTGGCGTACTTGATTGCAGAAAGGCTATCGACAACGTGGCTGAAGCCTGCGATACCCGTAGCAAATGTGCGGCGAACGTTGGTATCGATGAGAGCCATTTCGGCAGCTTCGTAGTAGTACTTGTCGTGCATGTAGTGAATCAAGTTCAAAGTATTCACGTACAAGTGGGCAAGCCAATCCATGTAGAGACTGAACTTGTGAACGACTTCGTCGTAGTCGAGGTATTCGCTAGAGATAGGCGGATATTCCGGGCCGACCTGCGTTCCCTTCACGAGGCATTCGTCCTTACCGCCGTTGATGGCGTAGAGGAGTGTCTTGGCGAGGTTTGCACGAGCGCCGAAGAACTGCATTTCCTTGCCGGTCTGGGTTGCAGAAACGCAGCAGCAAATGCTGTAGTCGTCGCCCCAAATCGGACGCATCGTGTCATCGTTTTCGTACTGGATGGCGCTGGTCTTCACGGAAATTTCAGCAGCGAACTTCTTGAAACTTGCCGGGAGGCGCGGGCTGTAGAGAATCGTGAGGTTCGGTTCCGGAGACGGGCCCATGTTCACGAGCGTGTGCAAGAAACGGTAGTCGTTCTTGGTCACCTGATGGCGGCCGTCCTGGCCGAGGCCTGCAACTTCGAGCGTAGCCCACACCGGGTCACCACTGAAGAGTTCGTTATAGCTTGTGATACGTGCAAACTTGACCATACGAAGCTTCATCACGAAATGGTCGATGATTTCCTGAGCTTCGGTTTCGTTGATGACGCCGTTCTGCAAGTCGCGGGTCATGTAAATATCAATGAAGGTCGAAACGCGGCCCACGCTCATAGCGGCACCGTTCTGCGTCTTGATGGCGGCGAGGTAACCGAAGTAGAGCCATTGTACAGCTTCGCGGGCGTTCTTTGCCGGCTTGGAAATGTCATAGCCGTAAATCTTCGCCATGACCTTCATGCCTTCGAGTGCCTTGATCTGTTCGGCAAGTTCCTCGCGTTGGCGGATCACGTGTTCGCGCATATCCGTATCGTCCGTCAAAGCCTTGTCGGCCTTCTTTTGTTCGATGAGATAATCGATACCGTAAAGAGCTACACGGCGGTAGTCACCGACGATACGGC includes:
- the pflB gene encoding formate C-acetyltransferase, coding for MQEAWTGFKGGRWQDEINVRDFIQKNYTPYDGDKSFLQGPTEATNKLWAELQELQKREIAKGGVLDMDTDVVSTLTSHPAGYISEETKDLEKIVGLQTDKPLKRAFMPFGGIKMAEESCKNYGYTPSEELHRIFTEFHKTHNQGVFDAYTPAMRMARKAHIITGLPDTYGRGRIVGDYRRVALYGIDYLIEQKKADKALTDDTDMREHVIRQREELAEQIKALEGMKVMAKIYGYDISKPAKNAREAVQWLYFGYLAAIKTQNGAAMSVGRVSTFIDIYMTRDLQNGVINETEAQEIIDHFVMKLRMVKFARITSYNELFSGDPVWATLEVAGLGQDGRHQVTKNDYRFLHTLVNMGPSPEPNLTILYSPRLPASFKKFAAEISVKTSAIQYENDDTMRPIWGDDYSICCCVSATQTGKEMQFFGARANLAKTLLYAINGGKDECLVKGTQVGPEYPPISSEYLDYDEVVHKFSLYMDWLAHLYVNTLNLIHYMHDKYYYEAAEMALIDTNVRRTFATGIAGFSHVVDSLSAIKYAKVKVIRDPATGLAQDFQIEGDFPRYGNDDDRADDIAVWLLKTFMAKIKQTPTYRDSEPTTSILTITSNVVYGKATGSLPDGRKQGEPFSPGASPSYGAEKNGLLASLNSVAKIPYEYALDGISNTQTINPDALGHDDEERTNKLVQVLDGYFGQSSHHLNVNVFGVEKLKDAMEHPEKEEYQNFTIRVSGYAVRFIKLTREQQLDVIARQAHGVL